From Halotia branconii CENA392, the proteins below share one genomic window:
- a CDS encoding ribulose bisphosphate carboxylase small subunit: MGYYIAPRFLDKLAVHITKNFLNLPGVRVPLILGIHGRKGEGKSFQCELVFERMGIEVTHISGGELESPDAGDPARLIRLRYRETAELIKVRGKMCVLMINDLDAGAGRFDEGTQYTVNTQLVNATLMNIADNPTDVQLPGSYDSTPLHRVPIIVTGNDFSTLYAPLIRDGRMEKFYWQPDRDDKVGIVKGIFESDGLSQREIEQLVDTFVNQSVDFFSALRSRIYDEQIRDFIHQTGFERVSLRVVNSQEGPPAFKKPDFSLSHLIEAGKLMVGEQQRVETSQLVDEYNRLNRGKNYQPVPPTPIATPVSKPSTNGSHQQKTSSTHVTLETQEQIRQILAQGYKITFEHIDERRFRTGSWASCGTIHIDAESDAVSTLESHLAEYSGEYVRLVGIDPKAKRRVVETIIQRPNGKN; the protein is encoded by the coding sequence ATGGGTTACTATATTGCTCCTCGCTTTTTAGACAAACTTGCTGTTCATATCACCAAAAATTTTTTAAATCTTCCTGGTGTGCGAGTTCCCTTGATTTTGGGGATTCATGGGCGTAAAGGCGAGGGAAAATCTTTTCAATGTGAATTAGTCTTCGAGAGGATGGGTATTGAAGTTACTCACATATCTGGTGGTGAATTAGAAAGTCCAGATGCAGGAGATCCAGCACGTTTAATTCGTCTGCGCTATCGCGAAACAGCGGAACTTATCAAAGTGCGCGGCAAAATGTGTGTGTTGATGATTAACGATTTAGATGCAGGTGCAGGACGCTTTGATGAAGGTACTCAATATACTGTAAACACGCAGTTGGTGAATGCCACACTGATGAATATTGCTGATAATCCTACAGATGTACAGCTACCTGGAAGCTACGACTCAACCCCTTTACATCGTGTACCAATTATTGTTACAGGTAATGATTTTTCCACCCTCTATGCCCCGTTAATTCGTGATGGTCGGATGGAGAAATTTTATTGGCAACCCGACCGAGATGACAAGGTGGGGATTGTGAAGGGAATTTTTGAATCAGATGGACTTTCACAACGGGAAATAGAACAGCTAGTTGATACTTTTGTCAATCAGTCAGTTGACTTTTTTAGCGCTTTGCGATCGCGCATTTATGATGAACAAATCCGCGATTTTATTCATCAAACAGGCTTTGAGCGCGTATCCTTGCGTGTAGTGAATAGCCAAGAAGGGCCACCAGCATTTAAAAAGCCAGATTTCAGCCTATCTCACCTAATCGAAGCTGGTAAATTAATGGTTGGTGAACAACAACGGGTGGAAACTTCCCAATTAGTTGATGAATATAATCGTCTGAATCGCGGCAAAAATTATCAGCCAGTACCACCTACTCCTATTGCCACACCAGTTAGTAAACCGTCAACTAATGGATCGCATCAACAAAAAACTTCTAGTACCCACGTTACTCTAGAAACACAAGAACAAATCCGGCAAATCTTAGCTCAAGGCTATAAAATTACCTTTGAACACATAGATGAACGCCGCTTCCGCACAGGCTCGTGGGCTAGTTGCGGTACTATTCATATCGATGCCGAATCTGATGCTGTTTCTACTTTAGAATCACATCTAGCTGAATATAGCGGCGAATACGTCCGCTTAGTCGGGATTGATCCCAAAGCCAAGCGACGGGTCGTAGAGACAATTATTCAAC
- a CDS encoding OB-fold nucleic acid binding domain-containing protein — MWHQDLTYSRDEFSNKLTIDIDGPYFPLEKFQKVIENFQGILSELDRTISGTGKPGIEWSISSISSASIHLTAEANLISDEIEHNRASQIITTFVRGLEILQEKPERPTLFNNRALSNARAFSEMLDPENFAEIEFRSDFGRIQVTSSISSHVDEIIQDYHTSYGSIEGQLVSISLANQQSLGIRDFLDNKIIRCYFPDHIFEIAKDALGKRVYVFGKIRQRTHGPKVNITVEELKVLPDSSELPSLMDIFHNIRGES; from the coding sequence ATGTGGCATCAAGACTTGACATACTCTAGGGATGAATTTAGTAACAAGTTGACCATTGACATTGATGGCCCATATTTTCCACTTGAGAAATTTCAGAAAGTTATAGAAAACTTTCAAGGTATATTGTCCGAGTTGGATCGAACAATATCTGGAACAGGTAAGCCAGGTATTGAATGGTCTATTTCATCTATTAGCAGCGCAAGTATTCATTTAACAGCAGAGGCTAACCTAATAAGTGATGAGATTGAACATAATAGAGCATCACAAATTATAACCACATTTGTAAGAGGGTTAGAAATTCTTCAAGAAAAACCTGAGCGTCCCACATTGTTTAACAACAGAGCGTTGTCAAATGCTAGAGCATTTAGTGAAATGCTAGACCCCGAAAATTTTGCTGAAATTGAATTTAGGTCTGACTTTGGAAGAATTCAGGTTACTAGTAGCATCTCTTCTCATGTCGATGAAATTATTCAAGATTATCACACCTCTTATGGCTCAATAGAAGGGCAATTGGTTTCTATTAGTCTGGCTAATCAACAATCTTTAGGTATTCGCGACTTTCTAGATAATAAAATTATTAGATGCTATTTCCCAGACCACATTTTTGAAATAGCCAAAGATGCTTTAGGTAAGAGGGTGTACGTTTTTGGAAAAATTCGACAACGAACACATGGCCCAAAAGTCAATATTACAGTTGAAGAGCTAAAGGTTTTACCAGACTCTAGCGAATTGCCTAGCCTGATGGATATTTTCCACAACATAAGGGGTGAAAGTTGA
- a CDS encoding type II toxin-antitoxin system VapC family toxin has protein sequence MTKQRHYCDSCVFLGFLNNESDKIYECKTILQAAEEGVIELVTSAFTMAEVIKIKGEAELDESKEHIIDQLFKQTWIKVANFEREMAQICRHLVWTYNLKPFDALHLATAIRLKADFFNTTDQSLIKKLPSQVGYLADYPGAIIQRPHVQGYTPRLF, from the coding sequence TTGACGAAGCAACGACACTACTGTGATTCATGTGTTTTCTTGGGCTTTCTTAATAACGAGTCCGATAAAATTTATGAATGCAAAACAATACTTCAGGCGGCAGAAGAAGGAGTAATAGAGCTTGTTACGTCAGCTTTTACGATGGCTGAGGTGATAAAGATTAAGGGAGAAGCCGAATTAGACGAAAGCAAGGAACACATAATAGACCAATTATTTAAACAAACATGGATTAAGGTTGCTAACTTTGAGCGTGAAATGGCTCAAATATGTAGACATCTTGTCTGGACTTATAATTTAAAACCATTCGACGCATTACACCTTGCTACTGCCATAAGGTTAAAAGCAGATTTTTTTAATACAACAGACCAATCTCTCATCAAAAAGCTGCCTAGTCAGGTTGGGTATCTTGCTGATTATCCTGGAGCAATAATTCAAAGACCTCATGTTCAAGGTTACACTCCACGGTTATTTTGA
- a CDS encoding NAD(P)-dependent oxidoreductase translates to MKVAFLGTGLMGLPMAQRLLAANIEVVAYNRTPEKLAPLQAAGAEVVTHPRHAIRAAECIIMMLTNAAAIYHVLLSDTSWRTLEGRTIIQMGTITPTESQDIRDAVVGGGGEYIEAPVLGSIPEAKTGKLIVMVGAKPEQYQRHLELLQNFGSEPLLVGSVGTAAALKLALNQLIASLTTSFALSLAFIQRQGVDIDLFMQVLRDSSLYAPTFDKKLQRMMGGNYTNPNFPTKHLLKDTDLFITEAKSLGLDLSSIEAIRQILHTAMKMSFGNDDYSSLFSVINDWGDWSGE, encoded by the coding sequence ATGAAGGTGGCATTTCTGGGAACTGGACTCATGGGATTACCAATGGCTCAAAGGTTGTTAGCAGCAAACATCGAGGTAGTTGCTTATAACCGCACCCCAGAAAAATTAGCACCACTGCAAGCAGCTGGCGCAGAAGTTGTCACACATCCCCGCCATGCAATTCGTGCTGCTGAGTGCATTATTATGATGCTCACTAATGCCGCTGCAATTTATCATGTTTTGCTTTCAGATACTTCTTGGCGAACTTTAGAAGGACGGACAATTATTCAAATGGGAACTATTACTCCCACAGAAAGCCAAGACATTAGAGATGCAGTAGTTGGCGGTGGTGGTGAGTATATAGAAGCGCCTGTATTGGGCAGCATTCCAGAAGCGAAAACTGGCAAATTAATTGTGATGGTGGGTGCAAAACCAGAACAATACCAACGCCACTTAGAATTACTCCAAAATTTTGGTTCTGAACCTTTACTTGTAGGGTCAGTAGGAACTGCTGCTGCATTAAAATTAGCTCTTAATCAACTCATTGCTTCTTTAACAACTAGCTTTGCTCTGAGTTTGGCTTTCATTCAGCGTCAGGGAGTTGATATAGATTTATTTATGCAAGTCCTGCGTGATAGTTCACTGTATGCACCTACATTTGACAAAAAACTACAACGTATGATGGGTGGTAATTACACCAACCCTAATTTCCCGACAAAACATTTGCTCAAAGATACAGACTTGTTTATCACGGAAGCGAAATCTCTTGGTTTAGATCTTAGTAGTATTGAAGCCATACGGCAAATTCTGCATACAGCGATGAAAATGTCATTTGGAAATGATGACTATTCATCACTATTTTCTGTAATTAACGATTGGGGAGATTGGAGTGGGGAGTAG